A window from Ignavibacteriota bacterium encodes these proteins:
- a CDS encoding cobalamin-dependent protein (Presence of a B(12) (cobalamin)-binding domain implies dependence on cobalamin itself, in one of its several forms, or in some unusual lineages, dependence on a cobalamin-like analog.), whose amino-acid sequence MNELLEQISICVERGKINSKSPYPKDLVGQDGADEITVQALSKNILPSEILTACNNAMQRIGNRYSRNEVFVPELLMAAKAMHAVMAHLKPYFKTGEVNSKGKFIIGTVAGDLHDIGKNLVSMVVEGNGWEVIDLGVDVKTSKFISTIEANPNCIIGLSALLTTTMANMAVTVKEIKSKYPYNIVIVGGAPLSSESAEKMGADGYASNPQSAVTFLNEIISRN is encoded by the coding sequence GAGGAAAGATAAATTCGAAATCTCCATACCCAAAAGATTTAGTTGGACAAGATGGAGCTGATGAAATAACGGTTCAAGCGTTATCAAAAAATATTTTACCCTCAGAAATTCTTACAGCTTGCAACAATGCAATGCAGAGAATAGGAAATCGTTACAGCCGAAATGAAGTTTTTGTACCGGAATTACTTATGGCAGCAAAAGCTATGCATGCAGTAATGGCACATTTAAAACCATATTTTAAAACGGGAGAAGTTAATTCCAAAGGAAAATTTATTATTGGTACAGTTGCCGGAGATTTGCATGATATTGGCAAGAATTTAGTTTCAATGGTTGTTGAAGGCAATGGCTGGGAAGTAATTGATTTAGGCGTTGATGTAAAAACTTCGAAATTTATTTCCACTATTGAAGCTAACCCAAACTGCATAATTGGACTAAGTGCTTTACTTACTACAACAATGGCAAATATGGCAGTAACCGTGAAAGAAATAAAATCAAAATATCCATATAATATTGTAATTGTTGGAGGAGCTCCTTTATCAAGTGAAAGTGCTGAAAAAATGGGAGCTGATGGTTATGCTTCAAATCCTCAAAGCGCTGTAACGTTTTTAAATGAAATTATTTCAAGGAATTAA
- a CDS encoding homocysteine S-methyltransferase family protein translates to MLTIKELLNQKKVLVSDGAWGTFLHKQGLQPGECPELWNATNHDKVFNIAKSYIDASADIILTNSFGGSPFKLSHYELQERTYELNKLAAEISREAAGDDKLVLGSIGPTGIILMMGEVTEDELYEGFKIQAKGLIDGGVNAICIETMSALDEAIQAIKAVKSISNIEIVCTFTFEKMVDGSYKTMMGTSPTEMVKELSEIGVDVIGANCGNGFENMIEIVKEIRSIEKNIPILIHANAGMPILVDEKTVFQESPEFMASLVGELKNCGANIIGGCCGTTPEHIRAIAQKLKSI, encoded by the coding sequence ATGTTAACGATAAAAGAATTATTGAATCAAAAGAAAGTACTTGTGTCTGATGGAGCTTGGGGAACTTTTCTTCATAAGCAAGGATTACAGCCGGGAGAATGCCCGGAATTATGGAATGCTACAAATCATGATAAAGTTTTTAATATTGCAAAAAGTTATATAGATGCCAGTGCAGACATAATTTTAACAAATAGTTTTGGAGGAAGTCCATTCAAACTTTCGCATTATGAATTGCAAGAAAGAACTTATGAACTAAATAAACTTGCTGCCGAAATATCAAGAGAAGCTGCCGGAGATGATAAATTAGTTTTAGGTTCAATTGGTCCTACTGGAATTATTTTAATGATGGGTGAAGTTACCGAAGATGAACTTTATGAAGGATTTAAAATTCAAGCTAAAGGACTAATTGATGGCGGAGTAAATGCAATTTGCATCGAAACCATGTCAGCACTTGACGAAGCGATTCAAGCAATTAAAGCCGTAAAATCAATTAGTAATATTGAAATTGTCTGTACATTCACTTTTGAAAAAATGGTTGACGGAAGTTATAAAACTATGATGGGAACTTCACCAACAGAAATGGTAAAAGAATTAAGCGAAATTGGAGTAGATGTAATAGGTGCAAATTGCGGTAACGGATTTGAAAACATGATTGAAATTGTAAAAGAAATTAGAAGTATTGAAAAAAATATTCCAATATTAATTCATGCAAATGCGGGAATGCCAATATTGGTAGATGAAAAAACTGTATTCCAGGAATCGCCCGAATTTATGGCTTCATTAGTTGGTGAACTTAAAAACTGCGGTGCAAATATTATTGGCGGTTGCTGCGGAACAACTCCCGAACATATTAGAGCAATTGCTCAGAAACTTAAAAGTATTTAA
- a CDS encoding uroporphyrinogen decarboxylase, translating to MTDKNWEILLRVINGEKINPLPIGFIIDSPWLPNWFGVNIIDYFSNDEIWLNANLKAIEEFPDAMFLPGFWSEYGMCTEPSAFGSKGTFPINEFPHAHRVINSVEEIDDLVIPNPETDGLLPFVLNRLKLAQLKIETKGHKNRFAVARGPLNIATYLMGTTELLTTMMMDPGKVHLLMQKITEFLKSWIKLQMETFPSIDGIFMLDDIIGFMSADDFSVFGLPYFKDIYNQNVSVKFLHNDAPCRESAPLLNEMGINLFNMGFDVSLNELKELTNNKITLLGNLPPRDVLAAGTKDEVYAKTKELINSLSDTSKIILSCGGGMPPNVCSENINSFISAAKC from the coding sequence ATGACTGATAAGAATTGGGAAATTTTATTACGAGTAATTAATGGCGAAAAAATAAATCCATTGCCAATTGGATTTATAATTGATAGCCCGTGGTTGCCAAATTGGTTTGGTGTTAATATTATTGATTATTTTTCTAATGATGAAATCTGGCTTAACGCAAATTTGAAAGCTATTGAAGAATTTCCCGATGCAATGTTTCTTCCAGGCTTTTGGAGCGAATATGGAATGTGTACAGAACCTTCTGCATTTGGTTCAAAAGGAACTTTTCCAATAAATGAATTTCCGCATGCGCATCGCGTAATTAATTCTGTCGAAGAAATTGATGATTTGGTAATTCCAAATCCGGAAACTGATGGATTGCTTCCTTTTGTTTTAAATAGATTAAAATTGGCGCAACTAAAAATTGAAACGAAAGGTCACAAAAATAGATTTGCTGTTGCACGCGGTCCGTTAAATATCGCAACTTATTTAATGGGGACAACTGAATTACTAACAACGATGATGATGGATCCGGGAAAAGTTCATTTGCTTATGCAGAAAATTACTGAGTTTTTAAAATCATGGATTAAGCTTCAAATGGAAACTTTCCCAAGCATTGACGGCATTTTTATGCTTGATGATATTATCGGATTTATGAGCGCAGATGATTTTTCAGTTTTTGGGTTACCATATTTTAAAGATATTTATAATCAAAACGTTTCAGTGAAATTTTTGCATAATGATGCACCTTGTCGTGAATCTGCACCGCTTTTGAATGAAATGGGAATCAATCTATTTAATATGGGATTTGATGTTTCGTTAAATGAATTGAAAGAATTGACAAACAATAAAATTACTTTGTTAGGTAATCTTCCACCAAGAGATGTTTTAGCTGCGGGAACTAAAGATGAAGTTTACGCAAAAACGAAAGAATTAATTAATTCTTTAAGTGATACTTCAAAAATAATACTATCATGCGGAGGTGGAATGCCACCGAATGTTTGCTCAGAAAATATAAATTCATTTATTAGCGCAGCAAAATGTTAA
- a CDS encoding endo-1,4-beta-xylanase, which yields MKKKIFLLFSTFLTIVTIMSSKAQVNEYNVKLKEVFKDHYLIGNALNTWQILGKDPKAIELVKQHFNSITPENMMKWENIHPKPNQYNFEPVDSFVAFGEKNRMFIIGHTLLWHAQTPKWVFEDEVGKLVSRDTLLSRLKNHIHTVVGRYKGRIHGWDVVNEAIEDNGDLRKSKWYQIIGEDYMEKAFEYAHEADPNVELYYNDYNMWHKGKVKKVIEIVNSLQTKNIKIDGVGLQGHWGLDYPSNEEIDFALSEYSKLNIKLMITELDVQVLPLPEGNIGADISKNFELQQKYNPFPKEFPDSMQVKLGKRYEDFFNLFNKYKEKITRVTFWGVTDAHSWHNGWPIRGRTAYPLLFDRNYLPKPAFDFVIKTVK from the coding sequence ATGAAAAAGAAAATATTTTTATTATTTAGTACATTTTTAACTATTGTAACAATCATGAGTTCTAAGGCGCAAGTAAATGAGTATAACGTTAAGTTAAAGGAGGTTTTTAAGGATCATTATTTAATTGGAAATGCATTAAATACTTGGCAAATATTAGGCAAAGATCCCAAAGCAATTGAATTAGTAAAACAGCATTTCAATAGTATCACTCCAGAAAATATGATGAAGTGGGAAAATATTCATCCTAAACCAAATCAGTATAATTTTGAACCGGTTGATAGTTTTGTTGCTTTCGGTGAAAAAAATAGAATGTTTATTATTGGTCATACTTTGTTATGGCATGCACAAACACCAAAGTGGGTTTTTGAAGATGAAGTAGGAAAATTAGTTTCCCGTGATACTTTATTAAGTAGATTGAAAAATCATATTCATACTGTCGTTGGAAGATATAAAGGAAGAATTCATGGTTGGGATGTGGTGAATGAAGCAATTGAAGACAATGGTGATTTAAGAAAATCAAAATGGTATCAAATTATTGGTGAAGACTATATGGAGAAAGCATTTGAATATGCACATGAAGCTGATCCCAATGTTGAATTATACTATAATGATTATAATATGTGGCACAAAGGTAAAGTTAAAAAAGTAATTGAAATAGTAAATTCATTGCAAACAAAAAATATTAAGATTGATGGAGTTGGACTACAAGGGCATTGGGGATTGGATTATCCAAGTAATGAGGAAATTGATTTTGCATTATCAGAATATTCAAAACTAAATATAAAATTAATGATAACAGAATTAGATGTTCAAGTTCTACCACTTCCCGAAGGAAACATTGGAGCAGATATATCAAAGAATTTTGAACTTCAACAAAAATATAATCCATTTCCAAAAGAATTCCCGGATTCAATGCAAGTTAAATTGGGTAAACGTTATGAAGACTTTTTCAACCTATTTAATAAGTATAAAGAAAAAATTACTCGTGTAACTTTTTGGGGAGTTACTGATGCGCATTCATGGCACAACGGATGGCCAATTAGAGGTAGAACAGCATATCCATTGTTATTTGATAGAAATTATCTTCCTAAACCAGCTTTTGATTTTGTAATAAAAACAGTTAAATAA
- a CDS encoding alpha-glucuronidase has translation MRLKFLQIIFLFLFISNVNAESGYRLWLRYDLIKDAKVLENYKKDINGILALGNSESIKISSLELVDGIRGLMDIEVLPFYQVILNGTIVIGNYNEDLIKKNISKSEIAQINDEGFLIKSIFEENKKFIIITAKTDIGVLYGSFHFLSLLQTQQSIENLDIKSSPKIKLRVLNHWDNLDRTVERGYAGFSIWDWHKLPKYIDKRYIDYARANASIGINGTVLTNVNANALVLTKNYLNKVKALADVFRPYGIKVYLTARFSAPIEIGGLKTADPLDENVIIWWKEKVQEIYSYIPDFGGFLVKANSEGQPGPQNYNRTHADGANLLADVLKPFKGVVMWRAFVYSNENPEDRAKQAVIEFKPFDGKFRENVLIQSKNGAIDFQPREPFHPLFGTMPNTNLMMEFQITQEYLGQATHLVYLAPLFKECLDSDTYAKGKNSFVKYIIDGSFSNNKISAIAGVANIGNDINWTGHLFGQANWFTFGKLAWNYNLTSEQISQDWLRMTFSNDEKFVNSISEIMINSRENLVDYMTPLGLHHIMGWDHHYGPAPWIKDKPRADWTSVYYHKADSLGIGFDRTEKGSDAVSQYNKEVSKIFNDIEECPEEYLLWFHHVPWDFKLKNGNKLWDELCYRYYDGVNSVNKMIEKWNLLENVMDCERFNHVKMLLDIQKDEAIWWRNACVLYFQTFSKMEIPNNLEKPNQTLEYYQNLKFPYAPGIKPAW, from the coding sequence ATGAGATTAAAATTTCTTCAAATAATATTTTTATTTCTTTTTATTAGCAATGTAAATGCAGAAAGTGGTTATAGACTTTGGCTAAGATATGATTTAATAAAAGATGCAAAAGTTTTAGAAAATTATAAAAAAGATATTAATGGAATTTTAGCGCTTGGAAATTCTGAATCAATAAAAATCTCTTCACTGGAATTAGTTGATGGAATAAGGGGATTGATGGATATTGAAGTTCTTCCGTTTTATCAAGTAATTCTAAATGGAACAATTGTAATTGGAAACTATAATGAAGATTTAATAAAAAAAAATATTTCCAAAAGTGAAATTGCACAAATTAATGATGAAGGATTTCTAATAAAGTCAATTTTTGAGGAGAATAAAAAATTCATAATAATTACTGCAAAAACTGATATTGGAGTTTTGTATGGTTCGTTCCATTTTTTAAGTTTACTTCAAACTCAGCAAAGTATAGAAAATCTTGATATTAAAAGTTCACCAAAAATTAAATTACGCGTATTAAACCATTGGGATAATTTAGATAGAACTGTTGAAAGAGGTTATGCTGGATTTTCAATATGGGATTGGCATAAACTTCCTAAATATATTGATAAACGCTATATTGATTATGCCAGAGCCAATGCCAGCATAGGAATTAACGGAACGGTTTTAACAAATGTTAATGCTAATGCTCTTGTACTTACAAAAAATTATTTGAATAAAGTGAAAGCATTAGCTGATGTATTTCGTCCATATGGAATTAAAGTATATTTAACTGCAAGATTTAGTGCTCCAATAGAAATTGGAGGATTAAAAACTGCTGATCCTTTGGATGAAAATGTAATAATTTGGTGGAAAGAAAAAGTTCAAGAAATTTATTCTTACATTCCGGATTTTGGCGGATTTTTAGTTAAGGCAAATTCTGAAGGTCAACCCGGACCACAAAATTATAATAGAACTCATGCGGATGGTGCAAATTTATTAGCTGATGTATTGAAGCCATTTAAAGGTGTTGTTATGTGGCGTGCCTTTGTTTACAGTAATGAAAATCCTGAAGATCGTGCAAAGCAAGCTGTAATTGAGTTTAAACCCTTTGATGGAAAATTTAGAGAAAATGTTCTTATCCAATCTAAAAATGGTGCAATTGATTTTCAACCTCGCGAACCATTTCATCCACTTTTCGGGACAATGCCAAATACTAATTTGATGATGGAATTTCAAATTACACAAGAATATTTGGGACAAGCTACACATTTAGTTTATCTCGCACCGTTATTCAAGGAATGTTTGGATTCCGATACTTATGCAAAAGGGAAAAATTCTTTTGTGAAATATATTATTGATGGTAGCTTCAGCAATAATAAAATCAGTGCGATTGCCGGTGTTGCAAATATTGGAAATGATATAAATTGGACAGGACATTTATTTGGTCAAGCAAATTGGTTTACATTTGGAAAATTAGCATGGAATTATAATTTGACTTCTGAACAAATTTCGCAAGATTGGTTAAGAATGACTTTTTCAAATGATGAAAAGTTTGTTAATTCAATTTCTGAAATAATGATAAATTCTAGAGAAAATCTTGTTGATTATATGACACCTTTAGGATTGCATCATATTATGGGATGGGATCATCATTACGGACCAGCACCATGGATTAAAGATAAACCGCGTGCTGATTGGACTTCGGTATATTATCACAAAGCAGATAGTTTAGGAATTGGATTTGATCGAACAGAAAAGGGAAGTGATGCAGTTTCTCAATACAATAAAGAAGTATCGAAAATATTTAATGATATTGAGGAATGTCCCGAAGAATATTTGCTTTGGTTCCATCATGTTCCGTGGGATTTTAAATTAAAAAATGGTAACAAACTTTGGGATGAACTTTGCTACAGATATTATGATGGTGTAAATTCAGTTAATAAAATGATTGAAAAATGGAATTTATTAGAGAATGTTATGGATTGTGAAAGATTTAATCATGTAAAAATGTTATTGGATATTCAAAAAGATGAAGCGATTTGGTGGAGAAATGCGTGTGTGCTTTATTTTCAAACATTTTCTAAAATGGAAATTCCGAACAATTTAGAAAAACCAAATCAAACTTTAGAATATTATCAAAATTTAAAATTCCCTTATGCACCGGGAATAAAACCAGCTTGGTAA
- the uxuA gene encoding mannonate dehydratase — translation MAFQQTWRWFGPNDPYSLKEIKQTSATGIVSALHQIPVGDIWQEDDILRRKGLIELEGFTWSVVESLPVHENIKKRKNNYKSLIENYKISIQNIAKCGIDTICYNFMPILDWSRTDLKVVNEDGSITSKFNSVAFRAFDLFILKRKIAENEYSQTQIDEAKKYFLQLDNSAIDKLISTILYGLPGSLDAYSLDDFKIALSEYEEIGDKELRENLYYFISEIAPIAEEYKVNLAIHPDDPPWSLLGLPRVVGNEKDINQILNAYNSNSNGITFCSGSLGVSVNNDLVEMAKQFSNRVNFIHLRNVKRNSQGDFQETYHLEGEIDLYNIVKEFLLEQKRRIENGRKDFRMPMRPDHGHLLFPDKDRTGIYPGYSLVGRLRGLAELRGLELGIIRSIF, via the coding sequence ATGGCATTTCAACAAACTTGGCGATGGTTTGGTCCAAATGATCCGTACTCACTTAAAGAAATTAAACAGACCAGTGCAACCGGAATTGTTTCTGCATTGCATCAAATTCCCGTAGGTGATATTTGGCAAGAAGATGATATTTTAAGGAGAAAAGGTCTAATTGAATTAGAAGGATTTACATGGTCGGTTGTTGAAAGTCTTCCGGTTCATGAAAATATAAAAAAAAGGAAAAATAATTATAAATCGTTAATTGAGAATTATAAAATATCAATTCAAAACATAGCAAAATGTGGAATCGATACCATCTGTTACAACTTTATGCCAATACTTGATTGGTCAAGAACGGATTTAAAAGTTGTAAATGAAGATGGTTCAATAACATCTAAATTTAATTCAGTAGCATTTAGAGCTTTTGACTTATTTATTCTAAAACGAAAAATTGCTGAAAATGAATATTCGCAAACTCAAATTGATGAAGCAAAAAAATATTTTCTTCAACTTGATAACTCAGCAATAGATAAATTAATTTCAACAATTCTTTATGGTTTGCCCGGCTCGTTGGACGCATATTCACTTGATGATTTTAAAATTGCTTTAAGTGAATATGAAGAAATTGGAGATAAAGAGCTTAGAGAAAATTTATATTATTTTATTTCTGAAATTGCTCCAATAGCAGAAGAATATAAAGTTAACCTTGCAATTCATCCCGATGATCCGCCTTGGTCATTATTGGGTTTACCAAGAGTAGTTGGAAATGAAAAAGATATCAATCAAATCTTGAATGCTTACAATTCTAATTCAAATGGAATAACTTTTTGTTCTGGTTCACTTGGCGTAAGTGTGAATAATGATTTAGTTGAGATGGCTAAACAATTTTCAAATCGAGTTAATTTCATTCACTTAAGAAATGTTAAAAGAAATTCGCAAGGAGATTTTCAAGAAACATATCACCTTGAAGGTGAAATTGATTTATATAATATTGTTAAAGAATTTTTACTCGAACAAAAAAGAAGAATTGAAAATGGCAGAAAAGATTTTAGAATGCCAATGCGACCGGATCATGGTCATTTACTTTTTCCCGATAAAGATAGAACGGGAATTTATCCCGGTTATTCTTTAGTCGGCAGATTAAGAGGTTTAGCAGAATTGCGAGGTTTAGAACTAGGAATAATTCGATCAATATTTTAA
- a CDS encoding SDR family oxidoreductase, with protein sequence MEFLNKLFNLQDKVALLTGGGGVLAGEMAKGFLQAGVKVVLLDINESNLKKKVEHLKIFGSEVSGIQCNVLEEKSLDDVNQQVLEKYGTIDILVNAAGGNIPGATIGLDQTIFDLKIEELQKVTNLNFYGTVLPTLIFGKTMSNQKNGSIINISSMATFRTITRVVGYSAAKASVDNFTKWMAVELAQKFGNGIRVNAIAPGFLLTDQNRTLLTEQDGTLTQRGNDIIHMTPFKRFGEPDELIGSILYLASDASKFVTGTIIPIDGGFSIFSGV encoded by the coding sequence ATGGAATTCTTAAATAAATTATTCAATTTACAAGATAAAGTTGCATTGTTAACCGGTGGTGGCGGTGTTCTTGCCGGTGAAATGGCAAAAGGATTTTTACAAGCTGGTGTAAAAGTTGTTTTACTTGATATTAATGAATCTAATCTTAAAAAAAAGGTTGAACACCTTAAAATATTTGGAAGTGAAGTTAGCGGAATTCAATGTAACGTTTTAGAAGAAAAAAGTCTTGATGATGTAAATCAGCAAGTTTTAGAAAAATACGGAACTATTGATATTTTAGTTAATGCTGCTGGCGGAAATATTCCCGGTGCAACTATTGGACTTGATCAAACTATATTTGATTTAAAGATTGAAGAACTTCAAAAAGTTACAAATTTAAATTTCTATGGAACAGTTTTGCCAACACTTATTTTTGGTAAAACAATGTCAAATCAAAAAAATGGATCAATAATCAATATTTCTTCAATGGCAACCTTCCGTACTATTACAAGGGTTGTAGGATATTCAGCGGCAAAAGCTTCTGTAGATAATTTTACAAAATGGATGGCTGTTGAGTTGGCACAAAAATTTGGGAATGGAATTCGCGTTAATGCAATTGCCCCGGGATTTCTATTAACAGATCAAAACAGAACTTTATTGACTGAACAAGATGGAACTCTTACTCAAAGAGGGAATGATATTATTCATATGACTCCATTTAAAAGATTTGGAGAACCAGATGAATTAATAGGTTCTATTCTCTATCTCGCCAGCGATGCTTCAAAATTTGTTACCGGCACAATTATTCCTATTGATGGCGGCTTTAGTATATTTAGTGGTGTATAA
- the xylA gene encoding xylose isomerase, producing MGNNLSVGEKEFFKGIGKIQYEGKDSKNPMAFKYYDENKVVAGKTMKEYFRFAIAYWHSFGANGADPFGSDTKKYPWLTNSDPIQKAKEKMDAAFEFITKIGAPFYCFHDFDIVEEGSTIIESEARLKTIVDYAQQKQKESGVKLLWGTANLFSNPRYMNGASTNPDFNVLTYAATQVKNAIDATVTLGGENYVFWGGREGYMSLLNTNMKKEIEHLGIFLNKAKEYGRKNGFTGTFLIEPKPMEPMKHQYDFDVATVIAFLREFDLMNDFKLNIEVNHATLASHTFQHELQVAANAGLLGSIDANRGDYQNGWDTDQFPINLFEITEAMLVILQAGGFKTGGINFDAKTRRNSTDLEDLFISHISGMDVFARTLLIADKVLNNSDYLKLLNERYSSYNTGKGKEFEEGKLGLEDLREIAIATGEPNRTSGKQELYEMIINDNI from the coding sequence ATGGGAAATAATTTATCAGTTGGCGAAAAAGAATTTTTCAAAGGTATTGGTAAAATACAATATGAAGGGAAAGATTCAAAGAATCCAATGGCATTCAAATATTACGATGAAAATAAAGTAGTTGCAGGAAAAACAATGAAAGAATATTTCCGTTTTGCAATTGCTTATTGGCATTCTTTCGGCGCTAATGGCGCAGATCCGTTTGGCAGCGATACAAAAAAATATCCATGGTTAACAAATTCAGATCCAATTCAAAAAGCTAAAGAAAAAATGGATGCAGCTTTTGAATTTATAACAAAAATCGGTGCTCCGTTTTACTGTTTTCACGATTTTGATATAGTTGAAGAAGGAAGTACAATTATTGAGAGTGAAGCAAGATTAAAAACAATTGTCGATTATGCTCAACAAAAACAAAAAGAATCCGGTGTGAAATTACTTTGGGGAACTGCGAATTTATTTTCAAATCCACGTTACATGAATGGAGCTTCAACAAATCCCGATTTTAATGTTTTAACTTATGCCGCAACACAAGTAAAAAATGCAATTGATGCAACAGTGACACTTGGTGGTGAGAATTATGTTTTCTGGGGCGGACGTGAAGGTTACATGTCTTTGTTAAACACTAATATGAAAAAAGAAATTGAACATTTGGGAATATTCTTAAATAAAGCAAAAGAATATGGACGCAAAAATGGTTTTACCGGAACTTTTTTAATTGAACCAAAACCGATGGAACCAATGAAACATCAGTATGATTTTGATGTTGCAACAGTAATTGCTTTCCTGCGTGAATTTGATTTGATGAATGATTTCAAATTAAATATTGAAGTTAATCATGCCACATTAGCAAGTCATACTTTTCAACATGAATTACAAGTTGCAGCCAATGCAGGATTACTTGGTAGTATTGATGCAAATCGTGGAGATTACCAAAACGGATGGGATACTGATCAATTCCCAATTAACTTATTTGAAATTACAGAAGCAATGTTGGTAATTCTTCAAGCTGGTGGATTCAAAACTGGCGGAATTAATTTTGATGCAAAAACTCGAAGAAATTCAACTGATCTTGAAGATTTATTTATTTCTCATATTTCCGGAATGGATGTTTTTGCAAGAACACTATTAATTGCAGATAAAGTTTTAAATAATTCAGATTATTTAAAATTATTAAATGAAAGATATTCAAGCTATAATACCGGAAAAGGTAAGGAATTTGAAGAAGGCAAATTAGGATTAGAAGATTTACGTGAAATTGCTATCGCCACCGGAGAACCAAATAGAACAAGTGGTAAACAAGAATTGTATGAAATGATTATTAACGATAATATTTGA
- a CDS encoding NUDIX hydrolase: protein MTASSSEIIKNLSIDCVVFGFEKSKLEVLLIKRKLNPEKGNWALPGGFVLKTETLDQAAVRILEETSNVKNIYLEQVHTFSKIDRFPLRRVISVAYFALINPEKHFLKPGTDTSDVQWFNINENINLPFDHSEILTKSLNLLRQKVRNKPIGFELLPEKFSLTQLQNLYECILGESLDKRNFRKRIMSLKMLSQLNDFQKGVSHRAARLYKFNSKAYNELKNKGFNFQI, encoded by the coding sequence TTGACTGCGAGTTCTTCAGAAATTATTAAAAATTTATCTATTGATTGTGTTGTTTTTGGATTTGAAAAAAGTAAGCTTGAAGTGTTACTTATTAAAAGAAAATTAAATCCAGAAAAAGGAAATTGGGCATTACCTGGTGGATTCGTGTTAAAAACAGAAACCTTAGATCAAGCTGCGGTAAGAATTCTTGAAGAAACTAGTAATGTAAAAAATATCTATTTAGAGCAAGTTCATACATTTAGTAAAATTGATAGATTCCCCTTACGAAGAGTAATAAGTGTAGCTTATTTTGCGTTAATAAATCCGGAAAAACATTTTCTTAAGCCCGGAACAGATACCTCAGATGTGCAATGGTTTAACATAAATGAAAATATAAATTTGCCTTTTGATCACTCTGAAATTTTAACAAAATCTTTAAATCTTCTTCGACAAAAAGTAAGAAACAAACCAATTGGGTTTGAACTTCTTCCAGAAAAATTTTCACTAACTCAATTGCAAAATTTATATGAATGTATTTTAGGAGAAAGTTTAGATAAACGTAACTTTAGAAAAAGAATAATGTCACTCAAAATGCTTTCACAATTGAATGATTTTCAAAAAGGTGTTTCACATCGTGCAGCACGTTTATATAAATTCAATTCAAAAGCATACAACGAACTAAAAAACAAAGGTTTTAATTTTCAAATTTAA